The DNA region GGTGTCAGCGGCCGAGATCGAGGCGGTGGCAGCGATCTGCTCCTTGGTCTCGACCGGCTTGGCGACGCTGAGCAGGTGCTCGGTGACCGCGATGACCGCAGCCTCGATGCCCCGCTTGAGGCTCATCGGGTTGGCGCCGGCAGCGACGTTACGCAGACCTTCGCGAACCAGGGCCTGGGCGAGCACGGTGGCGGTGGTGGTGCCGTCGCCGGCGACGTCGTCGGTCTTCTTGGCGACCTCCTTGACCAGCTCGGCGCCGATCTTCTCGTACGGGTCCTCGAGCTCGATCTCCTTGGCGATCGAGACACCGTCGTTGGTGATCGTGGGGGCGCCCCACTTCTTCTCCAGCACGACGTTGCGGCCCTTCGGGCCCAGCGTCACCTTTACTGCGTCGGCAAGGGTGTTCATGCCGCGCTCGAGGCCGCGACGGGCCTCCTCGTTGAACGCGATCAACTTAGCCATGCGTGTCGTCCTTTACTTGTCTTGTGCTGAATCAGCACTGACCAGCCAT from Jatrophihabitans sp. includes:
- a CDS encoding TCP-1/cpn60 chaperonin family protein, coding for MAKLIAFNEEARRGLERGMNTLADAVKVTLGPKGRNVVLEKKWGAPTITNDGVSIAKEIELEDPYEKIGAELVKEVAKKTDDVAGDGTTTATVLAQALVREGLRNVAAGANPMSLKRGIEAAVIAVTEHLLSVAKPVETKEQIAATASISAADT